GCATGATTTACCCTCGCATACCCTTCATGCAAGTGCGAAGGCTACTCTACAACATTGGCCAGTACGGCGTGAAATCACAAAACAGTCTTTGTGCAAATCTGCAAtcctcctcctcgtgtgttcgcTGAGTAACCCTGTATGCTACCCAGTGTGCATGACTTTGCCTATCATGTATGGAACAAAACACCAGTTTAACAACGGCATCGCGACTGAAAATGATTTAATTAGCAACCGGTCAAACAATGGCCTAGCAATATTTAACTTGGTGCAAGAGATTGGCTAATTTGGTCCAGGAAAATGTCACTTCGCACGATATTCCCCGGTTGGTGCAGCCAAACCGTCTGTAATCCTTGATTTCTCATTTACATTACAGGGTGCTTTCCTGGTGACCCGGGCAGCGAGTCGTGAGATGATACGTACTGGAACGGCATTGCCCGAAGGAGGCGCAGCCATTGTTAACATATCAAGCCTCGCGGCTAAGACCGGCTCGCGCGCCTGTAGCGCCTACGCCGCAGCAAAAGCCGGTGTCGTGTCCCTCACGAAGTCGGCGGCGCAGGAACTGGCAGCGCACGGTATCCGctgcaacgccgtgctgcccggCTGGACGGAAACGCCCATGACGGCCTCTCTGCGCGAAGAATTGAAATCTGCGTTCTGCTCACTGGTACCGCTAAAGAGAACCGCACAGCCCAGGGAGATCGCTGAAGCCGTGAAGTTTCTTGGCTCGCCTGCGTCCAGTTCCTATGTCACGGGAGCCGCACTGGAAATAACTGGAGGATGTAACATGTGATTTTGTGCctcgagcgagagagagaaaaagaaaacgtttacTGGCTTTCGGTCCTCTGTCCGGGGCTACTGGCTGAGGGGACGGGAAACTTAGAGAATGGTGAGACGTTGATGGCGTTGCctatttattacagcgaagctgtttaaggctaGGGTTCCGTGCACTTTTCTTCTGCGCGAACAAAAACTCATACCGccctctttgtcgtcgttccaaccgctggcgtgcctagtttcctgccgctctcccggggTGGCGGCACCGTCGAGACGTCACGCGTTTCTCCTGTCCGCCGGTGGGCGGTCCCGTCGTGCGTGTATATAAATAAAAGCATAAAGACAAGCTGCCGTTCATtttcaatttcacttctctctaGTCGTCGAATATGATCGACGTAGGCGATTGAGAAtcaattttgtgtgtgtgtgtgtgtgtgtaccgcCGATAAAGACCCACCGATCAGGAATaaatgtgcgtgtgtgtgcgcgtgcgtgcgtgcgtgctttcGTCACGATGACCGCAGCCGCCACTCAAGACAATAAAATGTGTTCGTATTCTTGATAAAAATTCTGTGCCACATCTATGtagtgtgctaaacagcttcaacagtcttccaccttcacagagtggaatggcgcatgagttttaggggcgaagcaccttagggccgagccttgtacCTCGTCAtccgttgtccgtccgtagctctggtttgcatggagaccgctacggtgcacaagggctgtataagcgctgtatatactgtacacatgttcagtatatatatatatatatatatatatatatatatatatatatatatacggggtattcacggttacccgaatgatcccccggtgcttcgccctctcatcatcattcacttcgtggatctgcggtgatttttttgtttGGGCCACTTCATGCGATAAGGTGAGCCGAAGGGTTGTGGCAATCTACATTATTGCGTCCACATTGGCTGGTGTTGGGTCCGTCAGTcacggtccctgcgtgggagcagaccgcgactgctaccgactcccccagaaagggggcgtcccaacgcagttcctcaggacctcaataaaagttctttgtctgtctgtctgttgcgATAAGGTGAGCCGAAGGGTTGTGGCAAGCTCCATTATTGCGTCCACATTAGCTGGTGTTGGGTCAGTCAATCACTCCTCCTGTGTCTGGGGTCTTCTAGGTAATGTCCcaagtataccgggtgttcaaaattaagctttacggaattaaaaaaaatatcgtctgtggcaggtagcataattcttatcattgagctgggttattcgaagaggcggacattagtagcacgagaaatcaaaacacatattcaactaattaacaaaaattgaccgatgaacttcttagttaattactttacgacattaatcgcaatttacgaattgtagctggtgagttcgcaagacgcatccacttgaaataaatttccaggattCTTCCAGgaaccacctagggttctttaatgtgcacggggtcctttaacatgcatctaatgCTAAGTACTCGGGCGTTTCTGCATCAAAACGTGGCCGCCGCCGTAATGAATTGAAACATCTATCTGCAGAACGCCATAGTCACTGAACCACCGCAGTGGGTTGtccaataggtggtgtccaataCCCGATGTctgtgacgtgtttccggctcccacAATATTTTCCGCCCCATACAGCCAGCAAAAGTATAGTTCGCGAGGTCTGCATATCTTatccagagggcgccaccactGGGGCGTGGGTTTTGCACACCCCCTATGGTGCTAAGGTGCAGGAGAGCGCTTGCCTCCGTGTATCAAGTTGGGGACAGTCACACATCAGAGGGTGGATAATCCCTGTACAATCGCATACAGCGCACACCGCGCAATGCTAGCCATTATGAAACGAGTGGAATAGGCTTTTGtaatggagaaagagagagacagatgcTGTCCTTACTGAAACATGGGGCTGTTTGTTTAATCACATTCCAGCTAGGTTACCTCCTAGCGGCGTTAAAGCCATAGTGCAAGGGTAAAACCCTGCTCACTAGGCGTCCGGAACTGCTGATGTGAGCATTATCAACAAATAGCTCCGTGGTGGAAGCAAGTGCTTTGTCTCCTCTGTAAGCCTAACATTTCTTCAACCTTTTGTGAGGCAACGCTTTTCAATGTGTCCGCATATGCCGACGTACGCGTAGATGACTTTCAAAGTAAGGATTGATGACAGCCATGGACGACTGAACTGGTTTACACAAAATGAAACGAGCTGAGGATAACTTTCTGTTTGTCTCTCTCTGACTTAAACATTTGCTATTTGATCATCATGCATCTAAGGCATGACGGTCAAATTTGTGCAAGTATCTTCAAAATGTTGTCACTTTATTTTCAATTATTTATCTCACAGCTTACAAGAATGATGTCTTTTTTAGCGGGGCAGGGCAGCCGTATCACTACATGATGTATAGAATAATAAGCTTCACATCTCGTCGGGGACGACCGCTTCATATCTCAGCTACGTGCGCTGCATTATCGGACAAACCGCCTCGTAGATTTCAAACTACCGAATGCAAAGATATCTAAGCATGGACGCACTTGAAGCAAGTAGGTCGTCTCGCACGCTTTGTCGTTAAAAAGGCCCTGCAATACCCTTGTTCGCCTTGTATTGTGCCTTCGAGTGCTTGCTCACTGGTCATTCAGACTGAGTTTTCTCTGCGAACGCTTACTCGAGTAGAGCTGCTGCAGCACGCACATGGCTCTCAGCGGACGTCTGGCCCTGGTGACAGGTGGTGCCAGTGGCATCGGTGAAGCGATTTGCCGAGCCCTGGCCGATGAAGGTGCCACCGTGGTCGTCGCCGACAAGCAGCTTGAAGCAGCAACGAAAGTGGCCGAGTCTTTGTCAGGTCAGCCGatggttgccgatgctaacttTATTGTAGCTTTGGACATATAATCTGCACTGTCGGGACGGTCGCCTGAAATCTTCCTGGGTTGCTCTAAACTCCACTCCTAATTCACATGGTGAATTACGCCTTCATTCGAAAGAACCGCGTATGTGGGCATTATTCAAGTGTTTGTCGTGAATGATGAACAAACACTGCAGTTTTCGTTTTTCAGACTTGCTTCTGCGAGAAGTGTGGTTACCCGCTGGTGTAACACGGTAAATTTCGATTGCATTTGGGCCTGATCAGGATTAAGTTCTGCTACATGGTCACTTCCTATCGCGATCTTGCTCAATCCGGATCAAGACAATCGCGATCCATGCTTCGTGATCGGGCCTTCTTGATTGCGATCGTAGGCTGACGACATTTTTCGTTGTCCGCTTTGGACGAAATAGCTCCAGCATTGAACGGGAAGTAAAGCGCTTACGCACCACGtgtacggaaaaaaaaaacaaattcgtGAGCCATTCCaatctgtgaaggtggatgatcagcgaagctgtttagcgcacgacacagaggtgacacagaattttgaacaaaggtacgaacatatttattgtcctcaTCGGTGGTCATCATGACGATAGCTACGTACTCtccattcgcgtatcacctctgctATAAAATTTGTCCGGCACGTAatacaatgaatgactcataccccattaagcaatggctcataccaccgtaaacgcggcttccctattccgacgacagaagagaagtgaaattttacgctggaatgatgagcggcaacggagccagctgtggaagaagacgacggcgctcgagccattgctgatgataatagttttttGCATAAcggagccatctgtggaagaaaacgacaacgaacgcgcgagcagtggcacgagcgtgttcgcgcagttgcgccaacgagccagctgtggaagaagacgacagttgatgatgataatttctgcaCATGTGCACAGACGCCACGAAACCCCGGATCTGAGccatatatacagcttcgctgtaaacttccccttggtcgccttatcaggcgcacactacgtcacgcactacgtcatacattcacagagaaaCGTCGTTGTAGACACAGGTGgtcgttaaaccgagctccgaagCGAGCGGCTATATgcatttgtttttgttgttggctctttcactctcacttctTAGGGGATGGTTCTTCCGTGCGGACCCCATAAATGTCCCCGATCCTAgccgtagacagcttcgctgtaaaaataatctacaatgttgtccacacaaaacgtacTGTTCTTTCTGCAAGTGCCAGAAGACGAAGTAGCTGTAAACTTGGAACGCGCTCAGATGATATCGGTGGCCTCGATAACGCTATTTTGTTCGCTATTTGATGTTGAAAGAAGGAGGTGTTCGATGAGCCTAGCGGCACGCAACATCAGCGCGGACAGTAACCCGAGCGTTATCACACGACTTGATGAATCAACGTCGGATGTTTTCATGCACGAATTGAAATGTCAGCAGTATCGATAAAGATATTGAGCCTAAACACACTGCATAACGGCAATGATACTTTATCGGCAGTGAACAATAGGGTGTGTGAACTCCAGGTGTTCTATTCATATGCACGTGTCGGATCGTTTGTAATCTCTGCGTCGTacgtttatttttgttcattttacaAATTTTGACACATCTTCCCTCGGCTCCATCTGCATCGTAACCTGCTTCCCTTTAAAGCTTCATTTCTTTCAAATTAAATGCAATACTCTCCTCAAGTTTCTCTATTGTGGGCCAAAAGCTTCCTTCCTCCGAAAAGAAAATTATTGCCGCAACTTTTACACGAAATGGAATGAATGAATAATTTCATTTATTGAAAAAGGGAGGCCTGAAGGTCGCTGATTGAGGAGGAAGGAGATAGGGAGGGGACGTAAGCACCCACTTAATCCCTCGCGCTAGGCCACTAGGAACACCGGAGTGGACTCACGTGGCTAAGGGATCGGGATGTTTGATTACATCCTTTTGTATAGCTTCAATAGCAGTATTtagaagtcacaggcctgtgccgcgcagggaagtgtgagaagcagtcagggatctttgaatgctatcgcgttctactcttaaaggtgaagctaaagcgtcctccaagtttttctgCAGCACAcactagagggtcttcgcggcgaagtctcttcgcatcgttttcacgagaacgatctgaactgcccgcccggcgtcgacggtgaacTACGGCTTGCCCTGCTCTCTGCACAGTGGTCTGCTGAGGCCGACGTTGCCTGGTGGTAGCCGTGGGTGTActatacgattcgcttcttcagcagcggttcgtaccttgcgaggaggagCCATGaagtgtaccgaagagtaagCTAGGTGATCGGGATGTTTGATTATGTCCTTTTGTAAAGCTTCAATAGCGGTATGTGAGTATCGAAAGTGGGGCAAATCATCAAGACATGTTGCATGTTGGCTTTGCATACGGAGGGACAAAATGTGTGTATGCCGGGAGCAGAGCTGTCAATGCCCTTTCTCCGGTCGGTGAGGGTCTGCCATTTGTGAAATATGTGATGAGTGTTGGCCGTTTTGGCAAGTATTTTGCCAGCAAATATTTCCTGGGATCAGCTGAAGGCGAGATCTCTAAATTTGTGGCGAGGGGGGCATGTGTTTTAGTCTATCCGAGAGTGCAAGAGGGAGTGGGAAAACAAATTTTTATTTACAGCACGATCTGTAGCGCAAGCCTTCAATTTCCGGCTATATAGCAGCACGCCTCCCCTCTCATTTCCTGCAATACTGATATTCTTTCGTTCGTGTAGTTGAATGAGATTATGTGGAGCCACAATTGTTTGAATTTAGATATCAGGCAGCGCAAATATAGATATATTTTTTCACTTCATGACTGTATTGAACAAAGTTGAACTGTACCGCATTCACGAGACGTACTGCAGACCAAGAAGGTTTGCATGCTGAATGAATCTTCCTTTGCAGCTGATCGCAACACGTTGTACCTTGTGCTAGTTCTGTATGAACAATGcgaactcgaaaaaaaaaagaagtagatcCCTGAATGGCCGGGTATCCCAGAAACATAACAATTACAGCCCAGCGAATAAGAAAGGTAGAAAAGTGAAACAGTGacagtggaaagaaaaaaataatgcggatcccacgcactgtgggaagcGATGTAAGCGAAGTTTTATGTGCTATTTGCTTCGACTGAGGATAATTAGCGGGGATGTTGACGGCGAatctttaatttcttcagcatttagtgcactGAAAGAGTGATGAGTTGATGCTAagcgttaccttgcgtgcacaaCTGCGGTTTGTCTGTGTAGTTCACAGAACaacacagcgagacgtgtttgcttgaggcgttgttgtgcgccattgttcataaccttcGCGGAGGTTAACATTGTCATtacctcacatggcacatcgcatcgtggcagaagtgttgaACTTTAGTTTAGCAACGAGGCTGTATGTGGCCAAAACGGCAATCGGATTGTGAAGCAGGGCGTAGTGacggattccggattaattttggtcccctggtttttttttaacatgcacatAAATTCAAGTGAACAAAACTTTTCTACTATGTCCACCTCtttgaaatgcggctgctgcggtcgggaatcgaacccgcaaccttgagCAACGCAGTAGCCGCAAAACTACCGTGGCgtgcacagaagtgttgatttgacgtgcggcCGCCTCCGTAGCGTCGcctagacgctacggtgctttaatgcggctttgcgtcaGCACCCCCTGGGTCAATTGCCCACTTGACAAATTtgcacggtgtttatttttcGGAAATAGCAGGTACTTACCATACCGCACCTTGAGCGTAAATTTATTcagtttgtccgcaaccgctgtcgtCTCTAGTAGTAGCGTTCCCTTGCCTTCCAACGTCGCTTTTTCCATCCTCCCCCCATATTTGGGAACCGCGAAcaaagagtggcaaggctgttattaATTCGTTTCatgactgcgtcggttctacccattATCTGCctcctctctcctctctctctctctctctctctctctctctatatatatatatatatatatatatatatatatatatatatatatatatatagggtgtcccagctatcacgcagcacgatttaaaaaagaggaacggcgttacgcgaagcaaacatagtgcgtattgtttccagtacagtggagtagccgccagcatttttttcgttactgagatttaattaattaaatgtcattaattatctaactcgagaagtactgtcctaattatcaaagtgtcaatgagaaagttgtagagcaacatgaaaaactcccgatacagctttctgttgctcaatacgtgctacataaaagtgttttccgatcatgaaagaagcccgcgaatacacgcaaagtgcctcgagcggccagtcgtgcggcaattctgcgtgtattcgcgggcttctttcacactcggaaaaacgcatttatgcagcacgtattgagcaacagaaagctgtatcggtagtttttcatgttgctctacaactttctgattgacactttgataattaggacagtacttctcgagttaaataatgaattacaattaattaattcaATCTGAGTTACGAaaagattactggcggctactctactGTAATGGAAACAAtacgcttctctctctctctctatatatatatatatatatatatatatatatatgatacacTTCCTTTCGCTCCTCGaaaggacgtgtgtcgagtgagttCTTGAACACCACTTTGCAATCTGGTGAACGTGATTTGAATCATGGATCCTGCACCTCCAAGAGGTGCGAGTTAATGCTAGCGTATTCCTGTcgtatttaccgctaaatcgccacggAAGTTTTTTGCCTTTGGACTGGAACACTTACTCGTGCGAGTTAGGTTTGTTCGTTCGCTAATAAAGCCCACATTAGACACGTAGTTCAAAAGGGCGATGAAAGGGCTAATTGGTCGCTGTCCATACTTTTTACCCTTTTCATGAGGACTCTTGCCGAGATATGCCACTTTTACATACCCACGTGAATGTAGTGGGAGTATggcgtggagaaaaaaaaaataaacgcattTGAAAGTAAATAACCGCCAGCATGCCTTTTGTCCCTCGTTGGTCTTCAGCCGTCATTTCCTAATCAGTAAAGGATCATACACCAGCTGCAAAATTATATTTTTCTCGCCTCATCCAAGCCGCAGCAGCATTACCGgagctatagtgaactagatagggtTCACTACAGTCATCTATAAAAATATATCGTTATAGTTATCTATAGAACTGGATATCTAGTTCACTCTACCGGAGCGCTCGAAATCCTCATCGATGCATGAAAAGGCCTCGGGTGTGAGCGCCGCGGCGCGGACAGGGAGCCGGCCATGCCCACCGCTAATCTTACGCTCTCTCCGTACGAATAGGACGGCCGTAGCAATACCTACCTGCCAGCGTGTGCAAATCTCTAAGGCAATGTGTAAAGGCTCTAAATAGGAAGTTTATTAACATTGCGAACTCTGGTATGCAGGAGACGCCAAACACCAGGCCCAATACGTGGACGTCGGCGACTCCTCCTCCGTGGAGCAGCTCTTCAGCGGCATGAGTAGCACGTCGGCTCTGCCACTCGGAATCGTTGTCAACTCTGCTGGCATTTATGTTCCAGCGCCGCTGGTAGACTGCAGCGACGAAACGTTCGACGAAATTATAAGGGTCAACCTGCGGGTAAGAGCGCACAACGTCTGGTCAGTATGTGCTTGTGTTTAGCATGGCGAACAGCAGAAACAACGGCACGAGACAGACTAACACGTTAACAGTACCCCtttatccgtccgtccgtccgtccgtccgtccgtccgtccgtccgtccgtccgtccgtccgtccgtccgtccgtccgtccgtccgtccgtcgtccgtccgtccgtccgtccgtccgtccgtccgtccgtccgtccgtccgtctgtctgtctgtctgtctgtctgtctgtctgtctgtctgtctgtctgtctgtctgtctgtctgtctgtctgtctgtctgtctgtctgtctgtctgtctgtctgtctgtctgtctgtctgtctgtctgtctgtctgtctgtctgtctgtctgtctgtctgtctgtctgtctgtctgtctgtctgtctgtctgtctgtctgtctgtctgtctgtctgtctgtctgtctgtctgtctgtctgtctgtctgtctgtctgtctgtctgtctgtctgtctgtctgtctgtctgtctgtctgtctgtctgtctgtctgtctgtctgtctgtctgtctgtctgtctgtctgtctgtctgtctgtctgtctgtctgtctgtctgtctgtcctgtctgtctgtctgctgtctgtctgtcctgtctgtctgtctgtctgtctgtcctgtctgtctgtccgtctgtcgtctgtcctgtctgtcctgtctgtctcgTCCTGTCCGTCTTGCTGTCTGTCCTGGCTGTCTGtctcggtctgtctgtctgtctgttctgtctgtcgtctgtctgtctgtctgtctgtctgtcctgtctggctgtctgcctgtctgtctgtctgtctgtctgtctgtctgtctgtctgtctgtctgtctgtctgtctttctgtctgtctgtctgtctgtctgttctgtctgtctggctgtctgtctgtctgtctgtctgtctgtctgtccctgtctgtctgtctgtctgtctgtctgtctgtcgctgtctgtctgtctgtctgtctctgtctgtctgtctgtctgtctgtctgtctgtctgtctgtctgtctggcttctggtgtctgtctgtctgtctgtctgtctgtctgtctgtctgtctgtctgtctgtctgtctgtctgtctgtctgtctgtctgtctgtctgtctgtctgtctgtctgtctgtctgtctgtctgtctgtctgtctgtctgtctgtctgtctgtctgtctgtctgtctgtctgtctgtctgtctgtctgtctgtctgtctgtctgtctgtctgtctgtctgtctgtctgtctgtctgtctgtctgtctgtctgtctgtctgtctgtctgtctgtctgtctgtctgtctgtctgtctgtctgtcagtgtCTGCAGTGTCTTGTCTTGTCATTCTTTTTCTCATGTTGGCCCACTTTAACGAAAGTTGTTTGTCCGTCCGTACTTTGCAATTTGCGCTGAAGCGAAAGGCAATATGAAGCAAGAGCTGAAATGAGCAAAGCTCGCGCGTTATTTGAAAAGTGTGTATAGTGGTTGCTTTTCAGTGTTGAGCAACATATACATGAGTGTAGTTTTTGTATCAGCAATCACTTAACACCTATGATGTCCAAAGTGGCCTTCACCAAGATAAACTTTCATTCACGAGTGAAAACCTGCTGTCATAGCCTACTTCGGCTGACATAACACCATGTATGTTGTATAACATCCTGTAACTTTTCTCTTACTGGAGCATCAATTACCGCATGCAAACAGTCCGATATATAAGATTCTGATAAAACCCTTCTCCTTCTTTTCACAGGGCACTTTCCTGGTGACTCGCGCAGCCGCTCGCCGAAATAATGCGCTCAGGGAATCTCCTGGCTCAAGGCGGAGCATCCATCGTGAACATAGCCAGCATCGCAGGCAAGACCGGCTGGCCGCGCGGCACGGCATACTGCGCCGCCAAGGCCGGTGTGGTGGCCCTCACTAAGTCGGCTGCGCAGGAATTAGCGGCTCACGGCATTCGCTGCAACGCTTTGCTGCCCGGCCTGGTAGCAACGCCCATGACGGCGCCTCTGCCAGAGGAAAGTAAGGACGTGGTTCTGTCATTGACTCCGCTTAAGAGGTCCGCGCAGCCCAGAGAGATTGCCGAGGCTGTCAAGTTCCTTTGTTCACCCACTGCTAGCTCCTTCGTAACGGGAGCTGCAATGGAAGTCACCGGCGGATTGATGATGTGATTTACCAGCATGTCACGAATATCTTGCAGTACGAAATGTCTCAGACGGGAATTGAGGCCGCGGATATTTTGTGCGCAAGGTATAAGCGTGCGCACGATCTGCTACTTCgtctttttgatgcgaaagcatcaaatggcccgtTGAGCGAAGAAGCCGGCGTCGTCTGTAGcaacgaaacggcacctaaatgcCCAACGGTTCCAATTCCCAACGcgacgtcacgagcgcgcctcgacggagaaGAGCGGGCGCTTCACAGCGTGGATTATTGGAGACCAATTTTTTAAAGGGGCGATTGTTGTCTTGATTTGAGGCTAAGCTGTTGAAATAAACACTTGTGTCAATCAGTACGTTTGTGCCAACGGAAACGCGAACAGAATGCTCGTTTGCCAATAAAATATTTGCAGGTAATCGGATTCTCTAACTTTCTCTCACTTTGtggcgtagaaaaaaaaaaggggggggggttgtgagggagggaggaggggttGTGACAGACAAAAGAGACGGCTAAAGGCTGTAGGATTGCCCATGCGacatttattgacccttttcgcggagcagtttgttctagagaaacgagatggcgctttcggcggcgcgccgcacgtggcctcagcgacagcgcgCGAATACGAACCATTACCGCCTCTGCCTTGcttctgcgcgatcagctgtcggaaatgcaactcagtcttcgctaacgcactgtgatCCAATCATGCTGGAAATTTCGTGGTGgtagattgaagacgtgtgcagtagttggctgcgaAAATAGTGGCTGGCACATTGAgcaatggaatgaatctgtgtgaccatGTTCACGGCCGGACCGCAGCTACCCAAGGAGAGCCTGTGTTGCTGGCCCTTCGCGACGCACGACTTTCCCCGAGAATAAAAGATTTCACTCATCCGCCagtgttgtatcgctaaccttcaaaagAAGGACTTCAACCCCGAAACgtcggtaagagtgagtacttctcgttaaacaatgacaaagggagtagcaccgcttcctgccATAGTAAGTTGCGCGCACATTATCTACACACATTTACCCCAACTgacacgcaaacttacgcccactctatcgccaacgtgtcaagaataagtgaatgggagCACACTTGAATAAATGCACACTATATTACGAACAATAAATGAAGGACTCCACCGACAGCGTACGAatagtcgaagctgaatgtttcgcgacggtctacaagagtaagcgagttactagcaataatacagctttgctacaaggtattacaatgtacagaataGTTACGTTTTGTTGTACGCAGGAAAAACGAATctttcggaactgagcacacccgcgagcaattagacagaaaaaaaaataggataGTGACCGCagcgaggaactttactgagtcagaaacgtgaaaAGCCACTGATTCAAAGTGGTTGCCAAATGAAGAACCAAGAGCAATACAcgctgatcctgattcaattaaTAAGCGGCacgtttggatagcttggaacacatatttagccccactttgtaaacaagcaccatatacactgctctcgccatttggacatagcttaatcagctccgaaagcgcttttacatgttctctgaagctgtggccaaagcttcatgtccacccagtcaccgtctacgatatcttccGAAACATAGGTTTGCTAAGCGGCACCGGCGTCAAAACATCCATTGCgaacacggaggcaacggcggaAGCCGAGGcgagcaatggacgcgtcac
This Dermacentor silvarum isolate Dsil-2018 chromosome 6, BIME_Dsil_1.4, whole genome shotgun sequence DNA region includes the following protein-coding sequences:
- the LOC119456960 gene encoding estradiol 17-beta-dehydrogenase 8; its protein translation is MPLTGRLALVTGGASGIGEAVCHTLADDGATVVVADKQLEVARKVAASLPGGVQHQAEYVDVGDSSSVEQLFGNIRSTSPLPLSIVVNCAGILGQALLVDCTDEFFDEVIRVHLRGAFLVTRAASREMIRTGTALPEGGAAIVNISSLAAKTGSRACSAYAAAKAGVVSLTKSAAQELAAHGIRCNAVLPGWTETPMTASLREELKSAFCSLVPLKRTAQPREIAEAVKFLGSPASSSYVTGAALEITGGCNM